A single window of Ictalurus furcatus strain D&B chromosome 3, Billie_1.0, whole genome shotgun sequence DNA harbors:
- the erlin1 gene encoding erlin-1, translating into MTMAHVGAVVAAITAVMAILLHSSIHKIEEGHLAVYYRGGALLTAPNGPGYHIMLPFITTYRSVQTTLQTDEIKNVPCGTSGGVMIYFDRIEVVNMLVPLAVVDIVRNYTADYDKTLIFNKIHHELNQFCSVHTLQEVYIELFDIIDENLKTALQKDLNSMAPGLTIQAVRVTKPKIPEAIRRNFELMEAEKTRLLITAQTQKVVEKEAETERKKAIIEAQKMAQVAEIQFKQKIMEKETEKKISEIEDAAFMAREKAKADAEFYTAAKFAEANRLKLTPEYLELMKYQAIAANSKIYFGQDIPNMFVDNTASPSTKGADSLEQLESLTQAEKNPRKVTGLKADAERH; encoded by the exons ATGACAATGGCGCATGTTGGGGCAGTGGTTGCGGCGATCACTGCTGTGATGGCCATTTTGCTTCACTCCTCCATACACAAGATTGAAGAAGGCCACTTAGCGGTTTATTACAG AGGTGGGGCTTTGCTCACCGCTCCTAATGGCCCAGGCTATCACATTATGCTGCCTTTCATCACCACCTACAGATCAGTGCAG ACGACACTGCAGacagatgaaataaaaaacGTGCCTTGTGGAACAAG TGGTGGAGTCATGATCTATTTTGATAGAATCGAGGTGGTCAACATGCTTGTGCCATTAGCAG TGGTGGACATCGTGAGGAATTACACTGCGGATTATGATAAGACACTAATATTCAACAAAATCCACCACGAGCTGAATCAGTTCTGCAGTGTTCACACACTACAAGAAGTCTACATTGAGTTGTTTG ATATTATTGATGAAAACCTTAAGACTGCTCTGCAGAAGGATCTGAACTCCATGGCCCCGGGTCTCACTATCCAG GCAGTCCGTGTCACCAAGCCTAAAATCCCTGAGGCAATCAGGAGAAACTTTGAGCTGAT GGAAGCTGAAAAGACCCGACTACTGATCACAGCTCAGACCCAGAAAGTTGTGGAGAAGGAAGCAGAGACTGAGAGGAAGAAGGCTATCATTG AGGCTCAAAAAATGGCTCAAGTGGCTGAGATCCAGTTCAAGCAGAAAATCATGGAAAAGGAGACTGAGAAGAAGATATCTGAAATAGAAG ATGCCGCGTTCATGGCCAGAGAGAAAGCTAAAGCAGATGCTGAGTTCTACACAGCAGCGAAGTTTGCTGAAGCCAAtagg CTGAAGCTGACACCAGAGTATCTGGAGCTCATGAAATATCAGGCCATCGCTGCCAACAGCAAGATCTACTTTGGCCAGGACATTCCCAACATGTTTGTTGACAATACTGCCTCTCCCTCAACCAAAGGGGCTGACTCATTGGAGCAGCTGGAGTCGTTAACCCAGGCTGAGAAAAATCCTAGGAAAGTAACTGGGCTAAAAGCAGACGCAGAGCGTCACTGA